A single window of Dermacentor albipictus isolate Rhodes 1998 colony chromosome 1, USDA_Dalb.pri_finalv2, whole genome shotgun sequence DNA harbors:
- the LOC135907711 gene encoding solute carrier family 22 member 6-like produces MAAHHDRRATTPPSVPGESALVKPAPKRLANQVPYGCSAYQMLHVFGAVIVVYSYGLHYESFRLTAGVMDHWCRRPDSMKNLSVDEWKQLAIPVDEKGEHSHCTVRDPPDGGHAARIVPCASWEFDLGEYGNNIVSHWNLVCDRRWLIDVARLVYAAASIATLPAVGALADSVGRKAVLFFTVPVVLISRTASAMPNDFQFFVGVRAVVSASTSALVVPVYGMVYELSPSEKYRDYIIMIAISTFMLSPITLFTAQLVKAGWATLQLILMVPTCLLLLLYYIIDESPSWLLETGNIKQAERIALRAASINKVSPEHCRDLVAAQAAEIKARSREAGNSSGICSPQFRACTITMCYMWAAISYAFDAFVINDGFPIGETTTALSFIVAFSVPVVSSPFNTTFGYRNTVSTSALVFAVTLTILATDPREQTALRDSLVIIMRATGTACFTFYLIIYVVAYPVLTRCVGISVGLAFSRLGDTLAQMSPALLGGRRTTLQLAIAAAFMSLFVVGAELVPCHIDVRQQYILAPSKGSGLVTSEDRKRAMQETLVRMPREPVKHRGTPITKDRATSSDLPIGTTPEKTY; encoded by the coding sequence ATGGCCGCACACCACGACCGACGGGCCACGACTCCACCGTCTGTGCCCGGCGAATCCGCCCTGGTGAAGCCAGCGCCGAAGCGGTTAGCGAATCAGGTGCCGTATGGGTGCAGCGCCTACCAAATGCTACACGTATTCGGCGCAGTCATCGTAGTCTACAGCTACGGGCTGCACTACGAGAGCTTCAGGCTGACAGCTGGCGTAATGGATCACTGGTGCAGGCGGCCCGATTCCATGAAGAACCTCAGCGTGGACGAGTGGAAACAGCTGGCCATACCGGTGGACGAGAAAGGCGAGCACAGCCACTGTACAGTGCGCGATCCTCCGGACGGTGGCCATGCGGCTCGCATCGTGCCTTGCGCATCGTGGGAGTTCGACCTCGGCGAGTACGGGAACAACATCGTCAGCCACTGGAACCTAGTGTGCGACAGGCGCTGGCTCATCGACGTCGCGAGGCTCGTGTACGCGGCTGCCAGCATAGCCACGCTGCCTGCAGTCGGAGCGCTCGCGGACAGCGTCGGCCGCAAGGCGGTACTCTTCTTCACCGTACCTGTAGTCCTCATATCGCGCACCGCTAGTGCCATGCCGAATGACTTCCAGTTCTTCGTGGGTGTGCGTGCCGTCGTGTCAGCCTCCACGAGTGCCCTCGTGGTACCTGTGTACGGGATGGTTTATGAATTGTCGCCGAGTGAAAAATATCGCGATTATATAATCATGATCGCGATATCTACGTTCATGCTATCACCGATCACACTGTTTACCGCTCAACTCGTGAAGGCAGGATGGGCGACGCTTCAGCTGATACTGATGGTTCCAACATGCCTTCTCCTGCTACTTTATTACATCATCGATGAGTCACCCAGCTGGCTTTTGGAGACCGGCAACATCAAACAAGCCGAGCGCATCGCTTTGCGTGCGGCAAGTATAAACAAGGTCTCCCCAGAGCACTGCCGAGATCTCGTGGCAGCTCAGGCAGCGGAGATTAAGGCTCGTAGTCGGGAGGCTGGAAATAGCAGCGGTATCTGCAGCCCACAGTTCAGAGCTTGCACCATTACCATGTGCTATATGTGGGCTGCGATAAGCTACGCCTTCGACGCCTTCGTCATTAACgacggttttcccatcggggaaaCCACAACAGCGTTGAGTTTCATCGTGGCCTTCAGTGTGCCCGTGGTCTCGTCGCCGTTCAATACTACCTTCGGCTACAGGAACACCGTGAGCACCTCCGCACTCGTCTTTGCCGTAACACTGACCATCCTGGCCACTGACCCACGGGAGCAGACTGCGTTGCGTGATTCGCTCGTAATTATAATGCGCGCAACTGGAACCGCCTGCTTTACGTTCTATCTCATCATATACGTCGTCGCGTACCCGGTCTTAACCCGCTGCGTTGGTATCTCTGTGGGTCTCGCCTTCAGCCGCTTGGGTGACACCTTGGCCCAGATGAGTCCAGCGCTGCTTGGTGGCCGCCGTACAACGTTGCAGCTTGCCATTGCTGCCGCCTTCATGTCACTTTTCGTGGTGGGCGCCGAACTTGTGCCCTGTCACATTGACGTTAGGCAGCAATACATATTA
- the LOC135907705 gene encoding solute carrier family 22 member 6-like, giving the protein MAAHHDRRATTPLFVSGELALVKPVPKRLGYQVPYGYGAYQMLHIFGAVIALYNYGLHYDSFKLTAGVMDHWCRRPDSMRNLSVDEWKQLAIPVDEKGEHSHCTMRDPPDGGHAARIVPCASWAFDLDQYGNNIVSHWNLVCDRRWLIDVARLVYAAASIATLPAVGPLADSVGSKAVLFFTVPVVLISGNASAMPNDFHFFVGVRAVVSASTIALVVPVYGLVYELSPIEKYPDYIIMIALSALMLPPITLFTAQLMAAGWATLQLILMVPTCLLLLLYYIVDESPSWLLETGNVKEAERIALRAASINKVSPEHCRDLMAAQAAEIKARSREAGNSSGICSRRFRACTITMCYMWAAISYAFDAFVINDGFPIGETTTALSFIVAFSVPVVSSPFITTFGYRNTVSTSALVFAVTLTILATDPREQTALRDSLIIMMCATGTACFAFYLIIYVVAYPVMTRCLSLSVGLAFSRLGDTLAQMSPALLGGRRTTLQLAIAAAFMSLFVVGAELVPCHIDVGQQCQLAPSKSSGLATSEDRKRAMQETLVRMPREPVKHRGTPITKDRATSSDLPIRTAPEKTH; this is encoded by the coding sequence ATGGCCGCACACCACGACCGACGGGCCACGACTCCACTATTTGTGTCCGGCGAATTAGCCCTGGTGAAGCCAGTGCCGAAGCGGTTAGGGTATCAGGTGCCGTATGGCTACGGCGCCTACCAAATGCTACACATATTCGGCGCAGTCATCGCACTCTACAACTACGGGCTGCACTACGACAGTTTCAAGCTAACAGCTGGCGTAATGGATCACTGGTGCAGGCGGCCCGATTCCATGAGGAACCTCAGCGTGGACGAGTGGAAACAGCTGGCCATACCGGTGGACGAGAAAGGCGAGCACAGCCACTGTACAATGCGCGATCCCCCGGACGGTGGCCATGCGGCTCGCATCGTGCCTTGCGCATCGTGGGCGTTCGACCTCGACCAGTACGGCAACAACATCGTCAGCCACTGGAACCTCGTGTGCGACAGGCGCTGGCTCATCGACGTCGCGAGGCTCGTGTACGCGGCTGCCAGCATAGCCACGCTGCCTGCAGTCGGACCGCTCGCGGACAGCGTCGGCAGCAAGGCGGTACTCTTCTTCACCGTACCTGTAGTCCTCATATCGGGCAACGCTAGTGCCATGCCGAATGACTTCCACTTTTTCGTTGGTGTGCGTGCCGTCGTGTCAGCCTCCACGATTGCCCTCGTGGTACCTGTTTACGGGCTGGTTTATGAATTGTCGCCGATTGAAAAATATCCTGATTACATAATCATGATCGCACTATCTGCGTTGATGCTACCACCGATCACGCTTTTTACCGCTCAACTCATGGCGGCAGGATGGGCGACGCTACAGCTGATACTGATGGTTCCAACGTGCCTTCTCCTGCTACTTTATTACATCGTCGATGAGTCACCCAGCTGGCTTTTGGAGACCGGCAACGTCAAAGAAGCCGAGCGCATCGCTTTGCGTGCGGCAAGTATAAACAAGGTCTCCCCAGAGCACTGCCGAGATCTCATGGCAGCTCAGGCAGCGGAGATTAAGGCTCGTAGTCGGGAGGCTGGAAATAGCAGCGGTATCTGCAGCCGACGGTTCAGAGCTTGCACCATTACCATGTGCTATATGTGGGCTGCGATAAGCTACGCCTTCGACGCCTTCGTCATTAACgacggttttcccatcggggaaaCCACAACAGCGTTGAGTTTCATCGTGGCCTTCAGTGTGCCCGTGGTCTCGTCGCCGTTCATTACAACCTTCGGCTACAGGAACACCGTGAGCACCTCCGCACTCGTCTTTGCCGTAACACTGACCATCCTGGCCACTGACCCACGGGAGCAGACTGCGTTGCGTGATTCACTCATAATTATGATGTGCGCAACTGGAACCGCCTGCTTTGCGTTCTATCTCATCATATACGTCGTCGCGTACCCGGTCATGACCCGCTGCCTTAGTCTCTCTGTGGGTCTCGCCTTCAGCCGCTTGGGTGATACCTTGGCCCAGATGAGTCCAGCGCTGCTTGGTGGCCGCCGTACAACGTTGCAGCTTGCCATTGCTGCCGCCTTCATGTCACTTTTCGTGGTGGGCGCCGAACTTGTGCCCTGTCACATTGACGTTGGGCAGCAATGCCAATTAGCGCCCAGCAAGAGCTCCGGCCTCGCGACAAGCGAGGATAGGAAGCGCGCCATGCAAGAGACACTGGTGCGTATGCCAAGGGAGCCCGTGAAGCACCGGGGCACCCCCATCACGAAGGACAGAGCAACATCAAGCGACTTGCCAATACGAACAGCTCCCGAAAAGACACACTAG
- the LOC135907700 gene encoding solute carrier family 22 member 6-like isoform X2, whose protein sequence is MAVHHDQRATTPLSVPGESAPTKPAPKRRPNSMKNLSVDEWKQLAIPVDEKGEHSHCTVRDPPDGGHTARIVPCASWEFDLGEYGNNIVSHWNLVCDRRWLIDVARLVYAAASIATLPAVGALADSVGRQAVLFFTVPVVLISGTASAMPNDFHFFVGVRAVVSASTSALVVPVYGLLYELSPIEKYRDYVVMVAVTALMLSPITLFTAQLVKAGWATLQLILMVPTCLLLLLYYVIDESPSWLLETGNVKEAERIALRAASINKVSPEHCRYLMAAQAAEIKARSREAGNSSGICSPQFRACTITMCYMWAAISYAFDAFVINDGFPIGETTTALSFIVAFSVPVVSSPFITTFGYRNTVSTSALVFAVTLTILATDLREQTALRDSLVIIMRAAGTACFTFYLIIYVVAYPVMTRCLSLSVGLAFSRLGDTLAQMSPALLGGRRTTLQLAIAAAFMSLFVVGAELVPCHIDVRQQYQLAPRKSSGLATSEDRKRAMQETLVRMPTEAVKHRGTPITKDRATSSDIPLGTTPEKTH, encoded by the exons ATGGCTGTACACCACGACCAACGGGCCACGACTCCACTATCTGTGCCCGGCGAATCAGCCCCGACGAAGCCAGCGCCGAAGCG GCGGCCCAATTCCATGAAGAACCTCAGCGTGGACGAGTGGAAACAGCTGGCCATACCGGTGGACGAGAAAGGCGAGCACAGCCACTGTACAGTGCGCGATCCTCCGGACGGTGGCCATACGGCTCGCATCGTGCCTTGCGCATCGTGGGAGTTCGACCTCGGCGAGTACGGGAACAACATCGTCAGCCACTGGAACCTCGTGTGCGACAGGCGCTGGCTCATCGACGTCGCGAGGCTCGTGTACGCGGCTGCCAGCATAGCCACGCTGCCTGCAGTCGGAGCGCTCGCGGACAGCGTCGGCCGCCAGGCGGTACTCTTTTTCACCGTACCTGTAGTCCTCATATCGGGCACCGCTAGTGCCATGCCGAATGACTTCCACTTTTTCGTGGGTGTGCGTGCCGTCGTGTCAGCCTCCACGAGTGCCCTCGTGGTACCTGTGTACGGGCTGCTTTATGAATTGTCCCCGATTGAAAAATATCGTGATTATGTAGTCATGGTCGCGGTAACTGCGTTGATGCTATCACCGATCACGCTGTTTACCGCTCAACTCGTGAAGGCAGGATGGGCGACGCTGCAGCTGATACTGATGGTTCCAACGTGCCTTCTCCTGCTACTTTATTACGTCATCGATGAGTCACCCAGCTGGCTTTTGGAGACAGGCAACGTCAAAGAAGCCGAGCGCATCGCTTTGCGTGCGGCAAGTATAAACAAGGTCTCCCCAGAGCACTGCCGATATCTCATGGCAGCTCAGGCAGCAGAGATTAAGGCTCGTAGTCGGGAGGCTGGAAATAGCAGCGGTATCTGCAGCCCACAGTTCAGAGCATGCACCATTACCATGTGCTATATGTGGGCTGCGATAAGCTACGCCTTCGACGCCTTCGTCATTAACgacggttttcccatcggggaaaCCACAACAGCGTTGAGTTTCATCGTGGCCTTCAGTGTGCCCGTGGTCTCGTCGCCGTTCATTACTACCTTCGGCTACAGGAACACCGTGAGCACCTCCGCACTCGTCTTTGCCGTAACACTGACCATACTGGCCACTGACCTACGGGAGCAGACTGCGTTGCGTGATTCGCTCGTAATTATAATGCGCGCAGCTGGAACCGCCTGCTTTACGTTCTATCTCATCATATACGTCGTCGCGTACCCGGTCATGACCCGCTGCCTTAGTCTCTCCGTGGGTCTCGCCTTCAGCCGCTTGGGTGATACCTTGGCCCAGATGAGTCCAGCGCTGCTTGGTGGCCGCCGTACAACATTGCAGCTTGCCATTGCTGCCGCCTTTATGTCACTTTTCGTGGTGGGCGCCGAACTTGTGCCCTGTCACATTGACGTTAGGCAGCAATACCAATTAGCGCCGCGCAAGAGCTCCGGCCTCGCGACAAGCGAGGATAGGAAGCGCGCCATGCAAGAGACACTGGTGCGTATGCCAACGGAGGCCGTGAAGCACCGGGGCACCCCCATCACGAAGGACAGAGCAACATCAAGCGACATACCATTAGGAACAACTCCCGAAAAGACACACTAG
- the LOC135907700 gene encoding solute carrier family 22 member 6-like isoform X1 gives MAVHHDQRATTPLSVPGESAPTKPAPKRLGNQVPYGRPNSMKNLSVDEWKQLAIPVDEKGEHSHCTVRDPPDGGHTARIVPCASWEFDLGEYGNNIVSHWNLVCDRRWLIDVARLVYAAASIATLPAVGALADSVGRQAVLFFTVPVVLISGTASAMPNDFHFFVGVRAVVSASTSALVVPVYGLLYELSPIEKYRDYVVMVAVTALMLSPITLFTAQLVKAGWATLQLILMVPTCLLLLLYYVIDESPSWLLETGNVKEAERIALRAASINKVSPEHCRYLMAAQAAEIKARSREAGNSSGICSPQFRACTITMCYMWAAISYAFDAFVINDGFPIGETTTALSFIVAFSVPVVSSPFITTFGYRNTVSTSALVFAVTLTILATDLREQTALRDSLVIIMRAAGTACFTFYLIIYVVAYPVMTRCLSLSVGLAFSRLGDTLAQMSPALLGGRRTTLQLAIAAAFMSLFVVGAELVPCHIDVRQQYQLAPRKSSGLATSEDRKRAMQETLVRMPTEAVKHRGTPITKDRATSSDIPLGTTPEKTH, from the exons ATGGCTGTACACCACGACCAACGGGCCACGACTCCACTATCTGTGCCCGGCGAATCAGCCCCGACGAAGCCAGCGCCGAAGCGGTTAGGGAATCAGGTGCCGTATGG GCGGCCCAATTCCATGAAGAACCTCAGCGTGGACGAGTGGAAACAGCTGGCCATACCGGTGGACGAGAAAGGCGAGCACAGCCACTGTACAGTGCGCGATCCTCCGGACGGTGGCCATACGGCTCGCATCGTGCCTTGCGCATCGTGGGAGTTCGACCTCGGCGAGTACGGGAACAACATCGTCAGCCACTGGAACCTCGTGTGCGACAGGCGCTGGCTCATCGACGTCGCGAGGCTCGTGTACGCGGCTGCCAGCATAGCCACGCTGCCTGCAGTCGGAGCGCTCGCGGACAGCGTCGGCCGCCAGGCGGTACTCTTTTTCACCGTACCTGTAGTCCTCATATCGGGCACCGCTAGTGCCATGCCGAATGACTTCCACTTTTTCGTGGGTGTGCGTGCCGTCGTGTCAGCCTCCACGAGTGCCCTCGTGGTACCTGTGTACGGGCTGCTTTATGAATTGTCCCCGATTGAAAAATATCGTGATTATGTAGTCATGGTCGCGGTAACTGCGTTGATGCTATCACCGATCACGCTGTTTACCGCTCAACTCGTGAAGGCAGGATGGGCGACGCTGCAGCTGATACTGATGGTTCCAACGTGCCTTCTCCTGCTACTTTATTACGTCATCGATGAGTCACCCAGCTGGCTTTTGGAGACAGGCAACGTCAAAGAAGCCGAGCGCATCGCTTTGCGTGCGGCAAGTATAAACAAGGTCTCCCCAGAGCACTGCCGATATCTCATGGCAGCTCAGGCAGCAGAGATTAAGGCTCGTAGTCGGGAGGCTGGAAATAGCAGCGGTATCTGCAGCCCACAGTTCAGAGCATGCACCATTACCATGTGCTATATGTGGGCTGCGATAAGCTACGCCTTCGACGCCTTCGTCATTAACgacggttttcccatcggggaaaCCACAACAGCGTTGAGTTTCATCGTGGCCTTCAGTGTGCCCGTGGTCTCGTCGCCGTTCATTACTACCTTCGGCTACAGGAACACCGTGAGCACCTCCGCACTCGTCTTTGCCGTAACACTGACCATACTGGCCACTGACCTACGGGAGCAGACTGCGTTGCGTGATTCGCTCGTAATTATAATGCGCGCAGCTGGAACCGCCTGCTTTACGTTCTATCTCATCATATACGTCGTCGCGTACCCGGTCATGACCCGCTGCCTTAGTCTCTCCGTGGGTCTCGCCTTCAGCCGCTTGGGTGATACCTTGGCCCAGATGAGTCCAGCGCTGCTTGGTGGCCGCCGTACAACATTGCAGCTTGCCATTGCTGCCGCCTTTATGTCACTTTTCGTGGTGGGCGCCGAACTTGTGCCCTGTCACATTGACGTTAGGCAGCAATACCAATTAGCGCCGCGCAAGAGCTCCGGCCTCGCGACAAGCGAGGATAGGAAGCGCGCCATGCAAGAGACACTGGTGCGTATGCCAACGGAGGCCGTGAAGCACCGGGGCACCCCCATCACGAAGGACAGAGCAACATCAAGCGACATACCATTAGGAACAACTCCCGAAAAGACACACTAG